The Planococcus halocryophilus nucleotide sequence TGACGAACGAATTAATTCAAGATTTACAATGGCGCGGTTTGTTGTACCAACAAACGGATGAAGAAGGTATGGAGAAATTATTAAACGAACAAAAAATTTCATTATACTGCGGAGTCGATCCAACAGCAGACAGTATGCACATTGGACATATTGTTCCGTTACTTACATTACGTCGTTTTCAAATGCATGGTCATCAACCGATTTTATTGGTGGGTGGAGCGACAGGAATGATTGGAGACCCTTCAGGACGCAACGAAGAACGTCAATTGCAAACGACTGAACAAATTGACCGTAACGTTGAGGGGATTAAAGTTCAAATGGAACAAATTTTTGATTTTAAATCTGAAAACGGTGCGAAAATGGTCAACAACCGTGATTGGATCGGCGCCATGAGTGTGATTGAATTCTTACGTGACTACGGTAAATTGATTTCCGTGAATTACATGTTGGCGAAAGATTCAGTTGCATCACGTCTAGAAACGGGAATTTCGTTTACGGAGTTTTCGTACACGTTAATCCAAGCGATTGACTTTAATCATTTATACAACGAACACAATTGCCGCATACAAATTGGTGGATCTGATCAATGGGGCAATATCACAACAGGTCTTGAAATGATTCGCAAAACACATGATGAAGAATCAAAAGCTTTCGGTATTACAATTCCGCTTGTGACAAAAGCGGATGGCACCAAATTTGGGAAATCAGCTGGTGGGGCTGTTTGGTTAGATCCGAAAAAGACGTCACCATACGAGTTTTATCAGTTTTGGATTAACGCAGCAGATGCAGATGTGATCAAGTACTTGAAAATTTTCACGTTTATTAGCCGTGAAGACATTGAGGTATTAGAAAAAGCGGTTGAAACAGAAGCGCACTTGCGTAAAGCGCAAAAAACATTGGCTGAAGAAATGACCAAACTAATTCACGGAGAAGAAGCATTAGCTGACGCTCAGCGTATTACAAAAGCGTTGTTTAGTGGTGATTTGAAAGCATTGTCTTCTTCAGAAATGAAAGCTGCATTTAAAGATGTTCCTTCTGTAGAGATGCCAAAAGAAGACAAGTTGATAGTAGATTTGATCGTTGAAGCGGGCATTTCATCTTCGAAAAGACAAGCTCGTGAAGACGTTACAAATGGCGCGATTTCTGTAAACGGCGAAAAAGTGACGGACTTGGAATACATCGTCGACGATAAAGATCGTTTAGATGATGCATTTGCCATTATTCGTCGAGGCAAAAAGAAATACCACATGGTGCAATTCCAATAAGAATAACTTAAAGGACAGCCGAATTTTGAACTGCACCGAAATTGTTAGACACAACTAACAATGGAGGTGCAGTTCATTTTGGGCTGTCCTTTAATATGTTATATTTGTTTTTCTTTGATAAAATGAGGCAATTCCATATCTTCGAATTCTTCTGGGTGAATTAGTTTTCCTAACCGGATAGCGCCTTCGATCAGACGAGGAGAAGGGCGGCAATACAATTCTTCTTCCATTACATGAATATGATCGATAGCTTTCATGCCAGTCCAACCTGGACGTTTTTTGACAAGTTCAGGTTTTACTTTTGACGTTAAGATGCCAACCCATGCGAGTAGAATATAATCGGGTTGACGCTCTAGTACATCTGCCCAATCGGTTTGAATATTGGCAGAATCCGTATCGTCAAAAAGATTACGAGCACCGGTCATACTGCTAATTTCAGTAAGCCAGTTAATGTTGCCAGGGGTGAATACAGGCTTTGGCCACCATTCCCAGTATAATGACGGACAAGTATTTGCTCGTTTTCCACGTGACTTGATGTCTTCGATAACGGCCAAGTATTCAGAATGGATTGCTGTCGCATTGATTCCGCATGCATCTGCTACTTTTAATAAGTCTTTTCCAATTTCATCTAATGATTGTGGATCTAAGACAATGTGAGGGATGTTCCGTCTTACTAATTCATCCACGTTTTTTTCCATTCCAGGAACGCTCAATGACGCCAACACTAAGTCGGGTTTTAACGCTTCGAGTTCGTTCATTCGAATGGATAAATCAGGGCCGAGTTTGGGCAATGTCGTAATTTCTTTTGGCCAGTCAGAATAATCATCAATACCTACGAGCATATGTTCAGCGTCTAGAAATGCTAAAAGTTCCGTGTTACTTGGACAAATCGAAATAATTCGCATCCAGCTCCACCTCCATTTTTTCAAGTTTACCATGACCAATGAAAAAAATTCTTCCTATTTGAAGAAACTGTGAAAACAAAGTATCATAAGGAAGAAAGAACACAAGTTGTAAAATTCAGGAACGCTTTCTTCTATATAGTCTTTATCTATGAGGAAAGAGGGTCTTGGGTTTAACTAACAGAAGTTCGGGTAGGTATACATGTGTTGATAAAATGTATTTCAATAAATTTATTAAACAATTGACTGGAAATAAATAGCGAGAGCGGGGTGAAGCTATTGCCGAATCGATTAAAGAATGTGAACTTGCGTATTACGGTACCGAGTGTCGATTTGCAGCAATGGCTGTTAAATGTTGAAAGATCAAGACTTATATGAACACTTAAGCGGACGGACTTTGAAAATGACAGAAGACTGGTACAGTTCTTTAGACAAAAGCAAGGCCGGTGTTTATGGTTCGACGGACCCTGATAAAATAGCATTGTTAAAAAAACAAAATCATGAATTTCATCTTCGCTTTTGTACCATGTTTCAACAAGATTACAATGATTTTGAATCGAATTTTCAAGGTTGGATAGAATCCATTGTAAAAGATGAAGCTCATTTAGACACGCCAATTGTAGAAGTGATTGGTGAGTTTTTCCGTACACAAGATCAATATTTGGATGAGCTTGGAAAGTATGCATTAGCACACAAGGATCGAGTTAGTCATGAGAGATTGATGGAATGGACACAAGCGATTGTTCAAATCTTTAGTAAAGTGATTGTTGAATTTACGGATCAAAATTCGAAGGCTGCGGAAAAGCGCATGAACTCCCAACAACAGATGATTGTGGAAATGAGTGCGCCGGTTATTTTATTGGCGAATAAAATTGGTATGTTGCCTTTAGTTGGAGAAATCACTCCGCATAGAGCAGAAATTATATTTGAAAAAGCTTTAGCTCAAAGTTCTAAACACGATTTGGAGAAATTGTTTATCGATTTATCGGGTGTACCCATGATTGATACGATGGTCGCACAACAAGTATTTCAACTGATCAAAGGCTTGGAAATTATCGGCGTGAAAGTTGCTTTGTCAGGCATTAGCCCAGTGATTGCTCAAACTGCTGTGCAGTTGGGTATTAAGTTTATAGATATTGAAGTGTATAATACACTAGCTCATGCGTTAAAACAAAATCAAGTTGATTCGTTTTGATGAAAATCCCAAGAACCTTAATTGGCTCTTGGGATTTTTTTGAATTTTATTTAAAGGGATGCTGGTTTTATTTGCGGGATGGGCTTGGTTGTTTGCAGATTCGAATAGTTTGTTTGCGTAAAAGCATGGATTGTTTGCAGGATAGGAGTTTATTTGCAATATAAAGCGGTTTGTTTGCAGCGGTGGGGGAGTTGTTTGCAGGATAGGGCGCTTTGTTTGCGCAATAACATAGTTTGTTTGCGTATTCCAAAAACGAAAGAAAAAACCTCCCAAAACCTTGAAAGGTTTTGGGAGGTTTTCGAAATCAAGTTGGAATTAACGTGAGTAGTACTCAACGATCAACTGTTCGTTGATTTCAGCAGACAATTCGCTACGCTCTGGAAGGCGTACGAAAGTTCCTGTTTTGCTATCAGTATCGATAGTAACGTATTCAGGAACAAAGTTGTTTACTTCGATTGCTTCGTTTACTACATCAAGGTTGCTTGATTTTTCGCGGAAAGCAATTGTTTGTCCTGGTTTCACGCTGAATGACGGAATGTCAACGCGTTTGCCATCAACAAGGATGTGGCCGTGGTTTACGATTTGGCGAGCTTGGCGACGAGTGCGCGCAAGACCTAAACGATAAACAACGTTATCAAGGCGAGCTTCAAGAAGGATCATGAAGTTTTCACCGTGTTTACCAGGCATTTTACCAGCTTTGTTGAACAAAGTTTTGAACTGACGTTCTGTAACTCCGTACATGAAGCGTAGTTTTTGTTTTTCTTGTAGTTGCAAACCATATTCAGAAACTTTTCTGCGTTGGTTAGCACCGTGTTGACCTGGTGCGTAAGGGCGTTTTTCTAATTCTTTACCTGTGCCTGTAAGGGAAATTCCTAAGCGGCGTGACAGTTTCCATGATGGACCTGTATAACGAGACATATAAGTCTCCTCCTCTGTTTTTGGTTTTTAGAGTAAAATAAAAACCAGATGCATTCATGCTGCAAGCCATTTTATATTCTTGTACCTTCGCTCAGCAGCCAAAGAGTTACACGATACACCTGCTATGAGGAATAAAATGGACAAACACGCACATACAACTGCTGCGATTATTTTACACAAAGAATAGTATAACTGATTTTGGAACCTCAAGTCAACAGCAAGCCTTAGAATAGTTTGGAGCACTAGCTTTCTTTTTCTTATTAGACGAGGTAGAATGAAATCGAGTATGTATGTAAGCGCTTTCTATAATGTCTAAGGGGTGTATTGGTTATGAAAGAAAAAGAGATGAATTTTGAAACGGCGGTTATCCACAAAGGTTATGACAGTACAAAACATCATGATAGTTTGGTGACACCGCTTTATCAAACCTCGACGTATTCGTTTGCTAATGCAGAGCAGGGGGAAGATCGTTTTGCAGGAAATTGCGAAGGTAATATTTATTCGCGTCTTGGCAATCCAACAGTTCGTGTACTCGAAGAGCGAATGGCGGAAATTGAAGGCGGTCAAGGTGCATTAGCTTTTGGGTCGGGGATGGCCTCAGTTAGTGCGATTTTAATTTATTTGACCAAAGCAGGAGATCACATCCTTTGCTCAAGAGGTATTTACGGATGTACGTTTGGGCTATTAGAAATTATGGAAGAAAAATACAAAATTACGCATAGCTTGGTGTCGATGACAACAGAAGCAGAAGTAGAAAATGCGATTCGTCCAGAGACGGTTTGCATTTACGTAGAAACGCCAATCAATCCGACAATGGAACTCGTGAATCTTGAAGCAGTTATGGCTGTAGCGAAAAAACATAATATTCGTGTCGTTGTGGATAATACGTTCTGTTCACCTTATTTGCAAAATCCGTTACGAATGGGTGCAGACTTTGTTTTGCATAGCGCAACGAAATACTTGAATGGCCATGGGGATGTGGTCGGTGGAGTTTTAGTTGGAAGCGATGCAGAAGAAATGCAACATATTCGGATGACCATACAAAAAGATGTTGGTGGCATTATGTCTCCATTTGATGCATGGCTCTTGTTAAGAGGATTAAAAACGCTTCATGTCAGAATGGATCGACATGTTAGCAATGCGAAAGTTGTATTAGATTTTTTAAAACAACAAGAAATCGTCAAAAATATATATTATCCGTTCGATGAAAGTCATCCGCAAGTTGAAATTGCGAAACGCCAAATGCGTGAAGGTGGCGGGTTGATTTCTTTTGAAATTGAAGGCGGTAAAAAAGAAGCACAAGCCTTTTTAAATGCCTTATCACTTATCAAGATTGCGGTTAGTTTAGGCGATGCGGAAACATTAATTCAACATCCAGCCACGATGACGCATGCAGTGGTACCTCCTGAAAGTAGACAAGCGATGGGCATTAGTGACTCCTTGCTGCGCTTATCAATCGGGCTCGAGCATACGGATGACTTGATCGCTGATCTAAACAAAGCATTTGAGCAAGTTAAACCAAAACTTCAAGAAATCTAAAAAAACCCAAAAACTCACAACGTGAGTTTTTGGGTTTTTACAATTATAAATGCTTCATTAACACGTTAACGAAAAGTTCCAAGCCTTGCTGATCTTCTTTAGTGAAACGATCTAGCTCGGGGCTATCAATATCTAAAACGCCGATTACTTGATCTTCTTTCATCAAGGGAACAACGATTTCAGAACGTGTCGCCGCGTCACATGCAATGTGACCAGGGAATGCTTGAACGTCTTCAACTAACATTGTTCTTTTGTCAGCAACGGCTGTACCGCAAACGCCTTTTCCTACTGGGATTCGTACGCAAGCCGGTAGACCTTGAAAAGGACCAAGTACTAATTCTCCATCTTCCATTAAATAAAATCCGACCCAGTTGATGCGTTCAAGAAATTGATTGAGTAAAGCAGAGGCGTTACTTAAATTGGCAATGCTGTTTTTCTCACCGTCTAACAAAGCATCTAATTGCTTTGAAAGCATGGTGTATTGCTCTAAACTACTGCCACTGTAACTTTTTTGTGTGAACATAAAAAATTCCCTCATTTCAGTTTATAGTATTTGTTGTGAATCAAATCTCGTTAACTTAAGTAAGTATAAATTTTGTCGTAATGCTTATGCAAGCCATTGACACTATGAGCATCCGAGCCAAAGACCAACGGAATGCCAAGTGATTTAGCGAATTCGAGATAAGTGAGCGGCGGATAAGCTTCCAAACAATCTGGTTTCGAGTATCCTGCACCATTTACATCAAGTTCAAAGCCGGTTTTTTTCAAGAGCTGAAGAATGTGCCGAATTTGTTTGTCATCATCGATCTTTTCGCCATGTGCTTTTTGGAATTTGTGAATCAATGTTGGATGTCCAATTCGATTTGGTTTGAATTGTCCAAGGTCTGCGTAAATCGATTTTTCAAGAGTGTCATAGTAAAGCTGGTAAGCAGCTTCTACAGATCCACAAGCCTCAGCGAGTTCTGTATAAACTTCTTTACTGAAGTCAGCGCAAAAATATTGGTCATTTACTTGCAGAAAATGAACCGACAAAATGGAGTCGTCTAGAACAGGGCCCATATCATTTAAAAAATGAGTAGTTTCTTTTTCAAAGCCCTCGATATAATCGACTTCCAATCCTAAGCGAATGCGAATATCTTTTTGATAAACATGTTTAAGGTGGTTAATTTCTTCTACATAAGAGGATAACTGAGTCATGCTCATGCCACTATCTTGTTCAGGTGTTGGATCAGTGAAATTGGCTGGAAGTGGTGCGTGTTCTGTAAATGAAATATCAGTAAACCCGGACTTTATTGCTTTTTCAATGTATAATTTGGTTGAGTCTTTTGTCCCGTGTGGACAAAAGGGGGTGTGAATGTGACCATCTCGTCTCATTAAGGCATCCTCTTTTCTAGTTATTAAAAAATATAATCGCTTTTCTTCTAATTTGGCAAACAAAAGAGTAGAATACATGTTAAAATAAAAGAATCATGAATACATTTACGTATAACTGGTAATGTGATTTTGGAACAGGGGGCTATGTGACTTATGATGGAGTATATCATCATTGCGGTCATCATTCTATTAGCGGTAACAATCATTGGTTTTATGTTTCGCAAAAAACATTTAGCTGAAATTGAGCGCTTGGAACAGTTAAAACTGCAAATACAAAATAAACCAATTCTTGAAGAACTAACTAAAGTGAAACAGTTGAACATGAACGGCCAGACGGAAGAGATGTTCGAACGCTGGCGCAACGTATGGACTGAAATCATGGACGTACATATCCCGAAAATCGATGCTTCTTTATACGATGCCGAGGAAGCGATTAATCGTTTTAGATTTAACAAGGCGTCTAAACTAGAACAGGATACAGAAGTGAAGATTGATAGCGTTGATCAACAGATGAATAGCATTTTGGTGGAATTGGAAGAACTGATTGGCAGTGAAGAGAAAAATCGCAGCGAAATCGATCTTCTTCAAGAAAAATACCGCCGTGCACGTAAAAATCTATTGGCTCATCAGCAATCTTATGGAGCAGCAGGCGAACCACTTGAGAAAAAGCTCGAATCGTTTATTCCGTTATTTGACGAATACGAAAAATTGACGGGTGAAGGCAATTACTTGAAAGCTCGTGAAATTGTAATTGGGTTATCAGCAGAAGGCGAAGAAGCATTTTTATTAGTAGACGATATTCCATCATTATTGGCGGATATTCAAACAAAAATCCCTTCTTATATTGCTGAATTGCGTCAAGGTAAGAACGAAATGGAAGAAAATTCTTATTATCTTGGGCATTTAGAGTTAACCCTTCAACTTGATGAAATAGAAGAAGAGTTAGAAGTGTTGAAAGAAAACATTGAAAACTTAGAAATGACACACACAAAAATTGCTGTTGAAAAAATAAAAGATCGCATCGATTCGTTTTATGAAATGTTGGAAAAAGAAGTTGAAGCGAAGATTTATGTGGATGAACATCGTATCGAGACAGAACGTCATTTAGAAGTTGTGGCACGTGATACAAAAGAAATGGAAGAAGAAAGTAGATACGTTCAGCATAGCTATAAAATTACTGAAAGCGAAGCGGCTATTCCGAAATCTTGTATGGATAAGATGGAGCAATTAGTAAAACGCTTTGAATTGCTTATGAGTCGTTTAGAAGAAGATCAATCAGCCTATTCAAGTCTTCAAGAAGAGTTGGTTCATATTCGCGAAGATTTATCGATTGTCGATTCGACTCAAATTGATTTTATGACTGCATTGAAGAGCTTGCGTATCGAAGAAAACAAGGCTCGCGAAAAAGTAGAGCTATTAAAACGCAAATTGCAAGAAACAGATCGTGTGTTACACAAAGCCAATATTCCTGGAATTCCAGAAGATATGGACGTGCGTCTTGAAGAAGCTGAAGAACATCTTTTTGTTACGATGCAAACTTTGCGAGAAGTTCCATTAAATATTAAGCTAGTGCATAGTTATTTAGAGCAAGCTGAAAAGAGTATTGAAGATGGCCATACAAAAGCGGTTGAAATGGTTGAAAATGTCTTATTGATTGAGCGCATTATTCAATACGGAAACCGATACCGCAAATCCAATCTTCAATTAGATGCGAAACTGGAAGAAGCTGAAGAATCATTCAGACAGCTTCGATACACGAAAGCATTGGAAGAAGCAGCGACTGCAGTTGAAAACTTTGAACCAGGTTCGATGAAGCGAATTGAAGTATTGGTCAAAGAAGACGCTTAGCGCATTTAAACAAAACAAAATGTAAAACCACCAGCTGATATGCTGGTGGTTTTCTTTTCGGAGGTGACAAGATGATTTATTTGGATAATAGCGCAACGACGAAACCAAAAAAAGAAGTACTTGATGCTTTTGTAAAAGTTAACGAACAGTTTTATGCAAACCCAGCTTCACTCCATGAACTAGGCAATCAAGCTGAGGATTTGTTAGAAACTGCACGCAACCAAATAAAAGAGTTGCTACATATGGATAAAATCATCTTCACATCTGGCGGTACAGAGGCAAATAACTTGGCATTGATTGGCACAGCTCGAAACTATCAGTCTCGTGGTAAACATATTATTACTTCAGAAACGGAGCATCCATCTGTTTTAAATAGTATAGCGGCATTAGAGCGCGAAGGATTTGAAATTACTCGTTTACCAGTTGGGAATTCCGGGGAGATCAACATTGACAAGTTGAAAAATTCTTTGCGAAACGATACGATTCTGGTATCACTCATGCATGTTAATAATGAAATTGGAACCGTTCATCCAATTGCGGACATTGCGCATCTCTTGAAAAAGCGGCGCATCTTTTTCCATGTGGATGCTGTTCAAAGTATCGGCAAAATCGATTTTGACACAACTGCTATGCCGAATTTATTGACCATATCAGGGCATAAAATACATGGATTAAAAGGTAGCGGATTACTAGCCTATTCCGGAGTAGATTTACAAGCTATCCAATACGGTGGCGGTCAAGAATCTGAAATGCGAAGTGGCACCGTTTCTGTACCGAATGCAGTGGCTTTGGCGAAAGCATTAAGGTTGGCAGTACCAAATCCATTATATTCGCAATGGAATCAAGAATTGCGTCAATTTTTTTCGGAATTTGCAGGTGTCAAAATTGTGAGTCCTAAAAATGGGGCCATGCATATTTTGGCAGTAGCGGTAAAAGGGTTAAAAGGCGAAATTCTTGTATCCGGTTTACAAAAAGAATCGGTAATCGTCTCTACTTCAAGTGCATGCTCATCAAAAAATAGCCAAGCAAGTCCGGTAATTCGAGCTATTGGTTTACCGCGAGAGTTTAAAGATGGTGTAATCCGAATTAGCTTTGGCGAATTTACAACAGAACAAGACATTAATGCGCTAAAAAAAGCGTTTCAGCGGGTATACCGCATGATTAAAGGAGTTTAAACTGTTATGAAAACCAATCAAATTCTTGTCCGTTATGGAGAATTATCAACAAAAGGCAAAAATCGTAGTTCATTTATCGGAAGACTGCGTGACAATGTCAGACAAACTTTTTCTGACTTAGACCAAATTCACATAAAAGCCGAACGCGACCGCATGTTTATTACTTCAGACGATGAACAAGAACTAGCGCAAGTGATTGAGCGTTTGCCGTATGTATTTGGCATTCAATCGTTTAGTCCAGTAACGGCATGTGAATTAGACATCGAAGCTATGAAAAAAACAGCAGAAGCCGTAATTGCTAAAATAGAAGATACTGATAAAAGTTTTAAAGTATCGGTAAAAAGACCATTCAAAGAATTTCCTCACGAAAAACCGGAAATCATGAAAGAACTAAGCTCTCATGTATTAAGAGTCTTTCCAGATTTAAAAGTTCAAATGAAAGATCCTGAGATTGATTTGAAAGTGGAAGTTCGAAAAGAAGCGGTTTATATGATGGCAGAAGTCATTCAAGGAGCTGGAGGCTTACCAGTTGGAGCAGGAGGCAAAGCATTGCTAATGCTATCAGGTGGTCTCGACAGTCCAGTTGCAGGCTATCATATGTTAAAACGAGGCGTCAGATTAGAACTAATCCATTTTTTCAGCCCGCCGTTTACTAATGACCGTGCAAAGGAAAAGGTTTTTGATCTGGCTGAGAGATTGTCGCAATTCGGTTCATCTGTCAAACTGCATATCATTCCTTTTACAAAGCTTCAGCAAGAAGTGCATAAGCAAGTGCCGGATAATATTACGATGACTTCTACACGTCGCATGATGATGCGTGTAGCGGATTTAGTATTAGCTGAGACCAATTGCAGAGCTATTATCACAGGAGAAAGCTTAGGGCAAGTTGCAAGTCAGACGTTAGAGAGCATGCAAGCGATAAATGCAGTGACGAATACGCCGGTATTGCGCCCGCTTATTGCGACGGATAAATTAGAGATTATTGATATCGCTCAACAAATAGAAACTTACGACATTTCCATACGCCCATTCGAAGATTGCTGCACAATTTTCACACCGGCTAATCCAAAGACCAAACCGAAGCTTGAAAAAGTAGAATACTACGAGAACTTTGTGTCTTTTGATG carries:
- the megL gene encoding methionine gamma-lyase produces the protein MKEKEMNFETAVIHKGYDSTKHHDSLVTPLYQTSTYSFANAEQGEDRFAGNCEGNIYSRLGNPTVRVLEERMAEIEGGQGALAFGSGMASVSAILIYLTKAGDHILCSRGIYGCTFGLLEIMEEKYKITHSLVSMTTEAEVENAIRPETVCIYVETPINPTMELVNLEAVMAVAKKHNIRVVVDNTFCSPYLQNPLRMGADFVLHSATKYLNGHGDVVGGVLVGSDAEEMQHIRMTIQKDVGGIMSPFDAWLLLRGLKTLHVRMDRHVSNAKVVLDFLKQQEIVKNIYYPFDESHPQVEIAKRQMREGGGLISFEIEGGKKEAQAFLNALSLIKIAVSLGDAETLIQHPATMTHAVVPPESRQAMGISDSLLRLSIGLEHTDDLIADLNKAFEQVKPKLQEI
- a CDS encoding cysteine desulfurase family protein codes for the protein MIYLDNSATTKPKKEVLDAFVKVNEQFYANPASLHELGNQAEDLLETARNQIKELLHMDKIIFTSGGTEANNLALIGTARNYQSRGKHIITSETEHPSVLNSIAALEREGFEITRLPVGNSGEINIDKLKNSLRNDTILVSLMHVNNEIGTVHPIADIAHLLKKRRIFFHVDAVQSIGKIDFDTTAMPNLLTISGHKIHGLKGSGLLAYSGVDLQAIQYGGGQESEMRSGTVSVPNAVALAKALRLAVPNPLYSQWNQELRQFFSEFAGVKIVSPKNGAMHILAVAVKGLKGEILVSGLQKESVIVSTSSACSSKNSQASPVIRAIGLPREFKDGVIRISFGEFTTEQDINALKKAFQRVYRMIKGV
- the thiI gene encoding tRNA uracil 4-sulfurtransferase ThiI; its protein translation is MKTNQILVRYGELSTKGKNRSSFIGRLRDNVRQTFSDLDQIHIKAERDRMFITSDDEQELAQVIERLPYVFGIQSFSPVTACELDIEAMKKTAEAVIAKIEDTDKSFKVSVKRPFKEFPHEKPEIMKELSSHVLRVFPDLKVQMKDPEIDLKVEVRKEAVYMMAEVIQGAGGLPVGAGGKALLMLSGGLDSPVAGYHMLKRGVRLELIHFFSPPFTNDRAKEKVFDLAERLSQFGSSVKLHIIPFTKLQQEVHKQVPDNITMTSTRRMMMRVADLVLAETNCRAIITGESLGQVASQTLESMQAINAVTNTPVLRPLIATDKLEIIDIAQQIETYDISIRPFEDCCTIFTPANPKTKPKLEKVEYYENFVSFDELIEEAVAEREVIQFPRPKVNQFEDLL
- the tyrS gene encoding tyrosine--tRNA ligase; its protein translation is MTNELIQDLQWRGLLYQQTDEEGMEKLLNEQKISLYCGVDPTADSMHIGHIVPLLTLRRFQMHGHQPILLVGGATGMIGDPSGRNEERQLQTTEQIDRNVEGIKVQMEQIFDFKSENGAKMVNNRDWIGAMSVIEFLRDYGKLISVNYMLAKDSVASRLETGISFTEFSYTLIQAIDFNHLYNEHNCRIQIGGSDQWGNITTGLEMIRKTHDEESKAFGITIPLVTKADGTKFGKSAGGAVWLDPKKTSPYEFYQFWINAADADVIKYLKIFTFISREDIEVLEKAVETEAHLRKAQKTLAEEMTKLIHGEEALADAQRITKALFSGDLKALSSSEMKAAFKDVPSVEMPKEDKLIVDLIVEAGISSSKRQAREDVTNGAISVNGEKVTDLEYIVDDKDRLDDAFAIIRRGKKKYHMVQFQ
- a CDS encoding GAF domain-containing protein: MFTQKSYSGSSLEQYTMLSKQLDALLDGEKNSIANLSNASALLNQFLERINWVGFYLMEDGELVLGPFQGLPACVRIPVGKGVCGTAVADKRTMLVEDVQAFPGHIACDAATRSEIVVPLMKEDQVIGVLDIDSPELDRFTKEDQQGLELFVNVLMKHL
- a CDS encoding STAS domain-containing protein, with protein sequence MLKDQDLYEHLSGRTLKMTEDWYSSLDKSKAGVYGSTDPDKIALLKKQNHEFHLRFCTMFQQDYNDFESNFQGWIESIVKDEAHLDTPIVEVIGEFFRTQDQYLDELGKYALAHKDRVSHERLMEWTQAIVQIFSKVIVEFTDQNSKAAEKRMNSQQQMIVEMSAPVILLANKIGMLPLVGEITPHRAEIIFEKALAQSSKHDLEKLFIDLSGVPMIDTMVAQQVFQLIKGLEIIGVKVALSGISPVIAQTAVQLGIKFIDIEVYNTLAHALKQNQVDSF
- the rpsD gene encoding 30S ribosomal protein S4, giving the protein MSRYTGPSWKLSRRLGISLTGTGKELEKRPYAPGQHGANQRRKVSEYGLQLQEKQKLRFMYGVTERQFKTLFNKAGKMPGKHGENFMILLEARLDNVVYRLGLARTRRQARQIVNHGHILVDGKRVDIPSFSVKPGQTIAFREKSSNLDVVNEAIEVNNFVPEYVTIDTDSKTGTFVRLPERSELSAEINEQLIVEYYSR
- the hisJ gene encoding histidinol-phosphatase HisJ, which translates into the protein MRRDGHIHTPFCPHGTKDSTKLYIEKAIKSGFTDISFTEHAPLPANFTDPTPEQDSGMSMTQLSSYVEEINHLKHVYQKDIRIRLGLEVDYIEGFEKETTHFLNDMGPVLDDSILSVHFLQVNDQYFCADFSKEVYTELAEACGSVEAAYQLYYDTLEKSIYADLGQFKPNRIGHPTLIHKFQKAHGEKIDDDKQIRHILQLLKKTGFELDVNGAGYSKPDCLEAYPPLTYLEFAKSLGIPLVFGSDAHSVNGLHKHYDKIYTYLS
- a CDS encoding cobalamin-binding protein translates to MRIISICPSNTELLAFLDAEHMLVGIDDYSDWPKEITTLPKLGPDLSIRMNELEALKPDLVLASLSVPGMEKNVDELVRRNIPHIVLDPQSLDEIGKDLLKVADACGINATAIHSEYLAVIEDIKSRGKRANTCPSLYWEWWPKPVFTPGNINWLTEISSMTGARNLFDDTDSANIQTDWADVLERQPDYILLAWVGILTSKVKPELVKKRPGWTGMKAIDHIHVMEEELYCRPSPRLIEGAIRLGKLIHPEEFEDMELPHFIKEKQI
- the ezrA gene encoding septation ring formation regulator EzrA, whose product is MMEYIIIAVIILLAVTIIGFMFRKKHLAEIERLEQLKLQIQNKPILEELTKVKQLNMNGQTEEMFERWRNVWTEIMDVHIPKIDASLYDAEEAINRFRFNKASKLEQDTEVKIDSVDQQMNSILVELEELIGSEEKNRSEIDLLQEKYRRARKNLLAHQQSYGAAGEPLEKKLESFIPLFDEYEKLTGEGNYLKAREIVIGLSAEGEEAFLLVDDIPSLLADIQTKIPSYIAELRQGKNEMEENSYYLGHLELTLQLDEIEEELEVLKENIENLEMTHTKIAVEKIKDRIDSFYEMLEKEVEAKIYVDEHRIETERHLEVVARDTKEMEEESRYVQHSYKITESEAAIPKSCMDKMEQLVKRFELLMSRLEEDQSAYSSLQEELVHIREDLSIVDSTQIDFMTALKSLRIEENKAREKVELLKRKLQETDRVLHKANIPGIPEDMDVRLEEAEEHLFVTMQTLREVPLNIKLVHSYLEQAEKSIEDGHTKAVEMVENVLLIERIIQYGNRYRKSNLQLDAKLEEAEESFRQLRYTKALEEAATAVENFEPGSMKRIEVLVKEDA